The following are encoded together in the Thermosipho japonicus genome:
- a CDS encoding extracellular solute-binding protein — protein sequence MKKFWITLILIAVVVVVTFVAIPKKKVLYIYNWEEYIPEEVIKSFEEKYNCKVVYDSFASNEEMYAKIKAGGGGYDIVFPSGDHVSIMKKEGLLLKLDLSKIPNFKYLDKEILLKTIYDPNHEYSVPYMLGSTGIAVNKKYVKDYEHSWAIFEDERLKGKMTLLDDMREVFGGALKYLGYSVNTTNPKEIEEAKQLILKWKKNIVKFDASSYANGIVNGEYWVVHGYGEDIFQRVPEGEEDNFDFFIPKEGGTLWIDNMVILKDAKNVDLAYKFINHILDPKNAAIIAEFLGLPSPNTEARKYITSEPIYTLEDLKNCEFINDLGDAIELYNKAWQEIIM from the coding sequence ATGAAAAAATTCTGGATTACTTTAATATTGATTGCCGTTGTTGTAGTTGTTACATTTGTTGCAATTCCTAAAAAGAAAGTACTTTACATATACAACTGGGAAGAATACATCCCAGAAGAGGTAATAAAATCTTTTGAAGAAAAATACAATTGTAAAGTGGTTTACGATTCTTTTGCTTCAAACGAAGAAATGTATGCAAAAATCAAAGCCGGTGGTGGTGGATACGATATAGTTTTCCCATCGGGAGATCACGTATCAATAATGAAAAAAGAAGGTTTGTTATTAAAATTAGATCTTTCAAAAATACCTAATTTTAAATATCTAGACAAAGAAATCCTTTTAAAAACAATTTACGATCCAAATCACGAATATAGCGTACCATACATGCTAGGATCTACAGGAATTGCTGTTAACAAAAAATATGTAAAAGATTATGAACATTCATGGGCTATATTTGAAGATGAAAGATTGAAAGGAAAAATGACACTTCTTGACGATATGAGAGAAGTATTTGGTGGAGCATTAAAATATCTAGGGTATTCTGTTAATACAACAAATCCTAAAGAAATAGAAGAAGCAAAACAATTGATTCTTAAATGGAAAAAAAATATTGTAAAATTTGATGCATCTTCATATGCAAATGGAATAGTAAACGGTGAATACTGGGTAGTCCATGGATACGGTGAAGATATATTCCAGAGAGTTCCAGAAGGTGAAGAAGACAATTTTGATTTCTTTATTCCAAAAGAAGGTGGAACTTTATGGATCGATAACATGGTTATACTCAAAGATGCAAAAAATGTTGATCTTGCATACAAATTTATAAATCACATTCTTGACCCTAAAAACGCTGCAATAATTGCCGAATTTTTAGGACTTCCTTCACCAAATACAGAAGCAAGAAAATATATTACAAGTGAACCTATTTATACTTTAGAAGATCTCAAAAACTGTGAATTTATAAATGATTTAGGCGATGCAATAGAATTATATAACAAAGCATGGCAAGAAATAATTATGTAA
- a CDS encoding ABC transporter ATP-binding protein — protein MIGSHVSIKAINKWFGDFQVLKNVNLEIKKGEFFSLLGPSGCGKTTLLRIIAGLENADEGDIKFDNVSILSIPPHKRPVNTIFQNYALFPHLNVFENIAFSLRLKKYSEDEIKEKVEKLLNLIRLEEHANKKPNQLSGGQRQRVAIARALANEPKVLLLDEPVSALDAKLRQELLIELDNLHDQVGITFIYVTHDQAEAISISDHVAVMNEGKIVQYGTPYEIYESPADKFVATFIGETNLMKAIVLEINEELLKIEAPGIGEFYCYKDKEVKEKNQILLTLRPEKIKISKKPLTGKNVFHGIIEEEIYMGYQTRYFVKLDNGFILRVYKQHVNYLLDEPILTWKDEVFVSWDPNDSFIVEVN, from the coding sequence ATGATAGGAAGTCATGTGTCAATTAAAGCTATTAATAAATGGTTTGGAGATTTTCAAGTATTAAAAAATGTTAACCTTGAAATCAAGAAGGGAGAATTTTTCTCCCTTCTTGGTCCTTCTGGTTGTGGTAAAACAACTCTTTTGAGAATTATAGCTGGACTTGAAAATGCTGATGAAGGAGATATAAAATTTGACAATGTTTCTATTCTTTCAATACCTCCTCATAAAAGACCAGTAAATACAATTTTCCAAAACTATGCACTCTTTCCACACTTAAACGTATTTGAAAATATTGCGTTTTCACTAAGGCTAAAAAAATATTCAGAAGACGAAATTAAAGAAAAAGTTGAAAAATTACTAAATTTAATTAGATTGGAAGAACATGCTAATAAAAAACCTAACCAACTCTCAGGTGGTCAAAGACAAAGAGTAGCCATTGCAAGAGCTCTTGCAAATGAACCCAAAGTTCTCTTACTTGACGAACCTGTAAGTGCCCTTGATGCTAAACTTAGGCAAGAGTTATTAATTGAACTTGACAATCTGCACGATCAAGTTGGAATAACTTTCATATATGTAACTCACGATCAGGCAGAAGCAATAAGCATTTCTGACCATGTTGCTGTAATGAACGAAGGAAAAATTGTGCAATATGGTACACCATATGAAATTTATGAAAGCCCTGCTGATAAATTTGTTGCAACATTTATTGGTGAGACAAACTTAATGAAAGCTATTGTTTTAGAAATTAATGAAGAATTGCTAAAGATAGAAGCACCCGGTATAGGAGAATTCTATTGTTATAAAGACAAAGAAGTAAAGGAAAAAAATCAAATACTTCTCACCTTACGGCCTGAAAAGATTAAAATTTCTAAAAAGCCTTTAACCGGTAAAAATGTATTTCACGGAATTATCGAAGAAGAAATTTACATGGGATATCAAACAAGATATTTTGTAAAACTTGACAATGGTTTTATTTTAAGAGTATACAAACAACATGTAAATTATCTCCTCGATGAACCTATTTTGACTTGGAAAGACGAAGTATTTGTTAGCTGGGATCCTAATGACAGTTTTATTGTTGAGGTGAACTAA
- a CDS encoding ABC transporter permease subunit — MKYVSGYSIWLVLFFIVPVLIVLSFSFMEKSIYGGVEFSFSLEGYKSLFSIGYLKILWRSIWISFVATLLTILLALPVAYYIANSKIKDLLLLLVVIPFWTNSLIRIYAWIFVLGNNGIINQVLRKIGLVNDYIQFLYNPYAVILVIVYTYLPYAIIPLFASIDRLEKSILEAAFDLGCNKTKAFFKVLIPNIKSGLITATLFVFIPALGSYAIPDLVGGVNSKMIGNEIVRQLTVAKNWPAASAISSILTLATLIGVLLFVKSTQKEVHT, encoded by the coding sequence GTGAAATACGTTTCTGGATACAGTATATGGTTAGTTCTTTTTTTCATAGTACCCGTTTTAATAGTCCTCAGCTTTAGTTTTATGGAAAAATCTATATATGGTGGAGTAGAATTTTCCTTTTCTTTGGAAGGTTATAAGTCACTTTTTTCTATAGGATACTTAAAAATTTTATGGCGAAGCATATGGATCTCATTTGTAGCAACCTTACTAACAATTTTATTAGCACTTCCTGTTGCATACTACATTGCAAATAGTAAAATAAAAGACTTATTACTTTTACTAGTTGTAATCCCATTCTGGACAAATTCACTAATAAGAATCTATGCATGGATATTTGTTTTAGGAAATAACGGGATCATTAATCAAGTTTTAAGAAAAATAGGGTTAGTAAATGACTACATACAGTTTCTTTATAATCCTTATGCAGTAATTCTAGTTATAGTCTATACTTATTTGCCATATGCAATTATTCCACTTTTTGCTTCTATAGATAGACTTGAAAAATCAATATTGGAAGCAGCTTTTGATCTAGGATGTAACAAAACTAAGGCTTTTTTCAAGGTTTTAATTCCTAATATTAAGAGCGGACTTATAACTGCTACCTTATTTGTTTTCATACCTGCTCTTGGTTCTTATGCCATTCCAGATCTCGTTGGAGGAGTAAACTCAAAAATGATAGGTAATGAAATTGTAAGGCAACTTACCGTGGCAAAAAATTGGCCTGCAGCTTCTGCAATCTCTTCTATACTAACTCTTGCAACACTAATTGGTGTGTTACTATTTGTAAAATCTACTCAAAAGGAAGTGCATACATGA
- a CDS encoding ABC transporter permease → MKPGALSKTITIFTFVFFYVPIFIVILFSFNNSKSPVWTGFSLHWYKELFFDSYDVWRAFFNSILVAVSSSLVATALGTLAAIGLYWEKFRGKSTIWIISYLPLIIPDIIIGVSLLIFFVMLKIRLSLLTIFIAHTTFSLSYAMMIVYSRLQDFEYSIVEAAYDLGATKSVALYKVIIPVAFPGILAAFFMSFTLSIDDFVITFFVAGPGSTTLPLKIYSMIRFGISPTINAISTLLLVGTIAISLTMKKYLKYIF, encoded by the coding sequence ATGAAACCTGGGGCACTATCAAAAACAATTACAATCTTTACTTTTGTATTTTTCTATGTACCAATCTTTATTGTTATTCTATTTTCTTTTAACAACTCTAAGTCTCCAGTATGGACCGGTTTTAGTTTGCACTGGTACAAAGAACTATTCTTTGATTCATACGATGTATGGAGAGCATTTTTTAACTCTATATTAGTTGCTGTTAGTTCAAGTTTAGTAGCAACTGCACTTGGAACTTTAGCCGCTATAGGACTTTATTGGGAAAAGTTTAGAGGTAAAAGTACAATTTGGATTATTTCTTATCTTCCTCTAATAATTCCAGATATAATAATAGGTGTTTCTCTACTTATATTTTTTGTCATGTTAAAGATTCGTCTAAGTTTGCTTACAATCTTTATTGCACACACTACTTTTTCTCTTTCATATGCTATGATGATTGTTTATTCAAGGCTTCAAGACTTTGAATACAGTATCGTTGAAGCAGCATACGACTTGGGAGCAACAAAAAGTGTTGCATTGTATAAAGTAATAATTCCTGTGGCATTCCCTGGAATTTTAGCAGCGTTTTTCATGTCTTTTACTTTGTCAATTGACGATTTTGTTATAACATTCTTTGTTGCAGGCCCAGGTTCTACAACATTACCTCTTAAAATATATTCAATGATAAGATTTGGAATTTCACCGACAATAAACGCTATATCTACATTGCTTCTTGTTGGAACAATTGCAATAAGTCTAACAATGAAGAAATACTTAAAGTACATCTTTTAA
- the rsmD gene encoding 16S rRNA (guanine(966)-N(2))-methyltransferase RsmD, whose amino-acid sequence MLYIESGELKGRKVELVPNANTRYTPGKVRLALVSMIDLKEKTVLELCAGSGVVGFEFLSNGASNVFFVDVSIKSTKTIEKNARNLNVKDKIKVIRKDVRIFLKSAKEKFDIVFMDPPFNLGIVNELLNFVGNVLKEDSILIVEHSKKEKLTPPDYLEVLSSKKYGDVLIDLFKLKDVL is encoded by the coding sequence TTGTTATATATTGAATCCGGAGAATTAAAAGGTAGAAAAGTTGAACTGGTTCCAAATGCAAATACAAGATATACGCCAGGGAAAGTAAGGTTGGCACTTGTAAGTATGATTGATTTAAAAGAAAAGACAGTTCTTGAACTTTGTGCAGGTAGTGGAGTGGTGGGGTTTGAATTTTTGAGTAATGGAGCAAGCAATGTATTTTTTGTGGATGTTTCAATAAAATCTACAAAGACAATTGAAAAAAATGCAAGGAACTTAAATGTGAAAGATAAAATAAAAGTAATAAGAAAAGATGTGAGGATATTTTTAAAAAGTGCAAAAGAAAAATTTGATATTGTCTTTATGGATCCGCCTTTTAACCTTGGAATAGTTAATGAATTACTAAACTTTGTTGGTAATGTGCTAAAAGAGGATAGCATTCTTATTGTTGAACATTCTAAAAAGGAAAAATTAACACCTCCTGATTATTTGGAGGTGTTATCTTCAAAAAAATATGGAGATGTATTGATTGATTTATTTAAGTTAAAAGATGTACTTTAA
- a CDS encoding ABC transporter substrate-binding protein: MKRLFVFLTILLSLFMFAETVVNYALLEDITTTNIWNLLGSGSSAWNFYIQLWKYPSLLGMNKDGMLIPSAAAEIPEIVEENGMYTVTVKLRKDLRWSDGSPFTADDVVFTYNTIQEMQIPGGNWTGAYEPKKVEKIDPWTVKFYFEEKKTMTIYYDTLMTAIVSKNFWQPYVEKAKKQENPVNWLLSQEVVDPGITALNLGKIEKGAFVEVKREVDKDFYWAQGEKSIFYENGGFVIENPNSGYKWTSVNPSPEGNVKLTVENGPYVDKIIYRIYGNKSVALQALQKGDVDFVLNPNGLTSGEFESLKGVPGIKLTVNPSLGFRYLAFNLRKFPFNIKEFRQAIAALIDRDYICNRVLQGKAIPLATPVPPANTFWYNSDVKTIGEGLSRGERYQLAIELLKKAGFSWDQEPILDLNNTANPVVKKGKGLKGPDGNYVPDLELLSPSGEYDPMRATTAIYIEQWAKDLGIPIDVKLTDFNEIVTRAFDEVDFDMYMLGWGIGRVPTYFKSFWASDQMAPEGFNTPGYNNPEFDALVEEFEMADNFDEAVEAIKAAQELLAEDLPYIILFTTPIYEAYRDSIAFPYTDILDGIQNYNGFPENVMKVK, encoded by the coding sequence ATGAAACGTTTGTTCGTATTCTTAACTATTTTGTTATCATTATTTATGTTTGCTGAAACAGTAGTTAACTATGCATTACTAGAAGATATCACAACCACAAATATCTGGAACTTACTTGGATCAGGTTCATCAGCATGGAATTTTTATATTCAGCTTTGGAAATATCCATCACTCCTTGGAATGAATAAAGATGGAATGTTAATACCATCCGCAGCAGCTGAAATCCCAGAAATTGTCGAAGAAAATGGAATGTATACAGTAACCGTAAAACTAAGAAAAGATTTAAGATGGAGTGACGGCTCACCATTTACCGCAGACGATGTTGTTTTCACATATAATACTATCCAAGAAATGCAAATTCCAGGCGGAAACTGGACCGGTGCATATGAACCTAAGAAAGTTGAAAAAATAGATCCATGGACAGTAAAATTCTACTTCGAAGAAAAGAAAACAATGACAATTTACTACGACACACTCATGACAGCTATAGTCTCTAAAAACTTCTGGCAACCATATGTAGAAAAAGCAAAAAAACAAGAAAATCCTGTTAATTGGCTATTAAGTCAAGAAGTAGTAGATCCAGGAATCACTGCATTAAATCTTGGAAAGATCGAAAAAGGTGCATTTGTTGAAGTAAAAAGAGAAGTTGATAAAGATTTCTATTGGGCCCAAGGTGAAAAAAGCATTTTCTATGAAAATGGAGGATTTGTCATTGAAAATCCAAATTCTGGTTATAAATGGACAAGTGTAAATCCTTCTCCAGAAGGCAATGTAAAACTGACCGTTGAAAATGGACCTTACGTAGATAAAATAATCTACAGGATATATGGAAACAAGTCAGTAGCACTTCAGGCACTCCAAAAAGGTGATGTTGATTTTGTTTTAAATCCAAATGGATTAACATCAGGTGAATTTGAATCACTAAAAGGTGTACCTGGCATAAAACTTACAGTTAATCCTTCACTAGGCTTTAGATATTTAGCATTTAACTTAAGAAAATTCCCATTCAATATTAAAGAATTCAGACAAGCAATTGCAGCATTGATAGATAGAGACTATATCTGTAATAGGGTATTGCAAGGAAAAGCAATTCCTCTTGCAACTCCTGTTCCACCTGCAAATACATTCTGGTATAACTCTGACGTTAAAACAATAGGTGAAGGACTCTCAAGAGGCGAAAGATACCAACTTGCAATAGAACTTTTGAAAAAAGCTGGATTTAGCTGGGATCAAGAACCAATTCTTGACTTAAATAACACCGCAAACCCAGTAGTCAAAAAAGGTAAAGGATTAAAGGGACCAGATGGAAATTATGTTCCAGACCTTGAACTACTCTCTCCATCCGGAGAATACGATCCTATGAGAGCAACCACAGCTATTTACATAGAACAATGGGCAAAAGATTTAGGAATTCCAATCGACGTAAAACTTACAGACTTTAATGAAATAGTTACTAGAGCATTTGATGAAGTTGATTTTGATATGTACATGTTGGGTTGGGGTATAGGAAGAGTTCCAACATATTTCAAGAGTTTCTGGGCATCAGATCAAATGGCACCAGAAGGATTTAATACACCAGGATACAACAATCCAGAATTTGATGCTCTTGTTGAAGAGTTTGAAATGGCAGATAACTTTGATGAAGCGGTTGAAGCAATTAAGGCTGCACAAGAACTTCTTGCAGAAGATCTCCCTTACATTATTCTCTTTACAACTCCAATATATGAAGCGTACAGAGATAGCATAGCATTCCCATACACAGACATTCTTGATGGTATCCAAAATTACAATGGATTCCCAGAAAATGTTATGAAAGTAAAATAA
- a CDS encoding ABC transporter permease — translation MKTKLSIQLIVGILFIITLFFSSKIAFGLILPLLGIIITTTNTKKIHHYVFLIITLILYFSAFFNFKYLFIFSPRFNYLLSIVLYLFSLPLPGLFKFIRNRLYQMLILLIIYVTVVFFIFLAMPGDYTSKFLDPKIMKQPEMMEKIKKLFGVDDPWYVKYAKHMRNFFNLELGISFSEYPKRVEDIIAERLPRTVFLFLMTTLSSYILGYNLGKRIAWKRGGISDKVATFVGIVFWTIFTPFFMLIMIWLFGVVLGIFPLSGFIEPSKWLNVNFSTQDVFIRLLLSAFVLVAFWVIGIIVASFMKTKKAKNISVLSISLSGIILVVLYWLFNGYGYYALDIIYHVVLPVISLTILGFAGSMLVMRDTMLEIIKEDYITTAKAKGLPDKVVRDKHAARTALLPLVTSFVLSLASTVSGGVITETMFSWKGMGLTLLNATLVQDTPLAMGCLTFTGVFILVAHLVADILYAILDPRIRY, via the coding sequence ATGAAGACAAAACTTTCGATACAGCTTATAGTAGGAATATTGTTCATAATTACGTTGTTTTTTTCATCTAAAATCGCTTTTGGATTAATTCTCCCACTTTTAGGAATTATAATCACTACAACAAACACAAAAAAGATCCACCACTATGTATTTTTAATCATTACATTAATTCTTTACTTTTCAGCCTTTTTTAATTTTAAGTATTTATTCATTTTCAGCCCAAGATTCAATTATTTACTTTCAATAGTATTGTACTTATTTTCACTACCACTGCCAGGATTATTCAAATTTATTAGAAATAGACTGTATCAAATGCTAATATTACTCATTATATATGTTACAGTTGTTTTCTTTATATTCCTTGCTATGCCTGGAGATTACACTTCAAAATTTTTGGATCCTAAAATAATGAAACAACCTGAAATGATGGAAAAAATTAAAAAATTGTTTGGTGTCGATGACCCGTGGTATGTAAAATATGCAAAACATATGAGAAATTTCTTTAATCTTGAACTTGGAATTTCTTTTTCAGAATATCCGAAAAGAGTCGAAGATATAATTGCAGAAAGACTTCCAAGAACAGTTTTTCTATTTTTAATGACAACTTTATCTTCATATATTTTGGGATACAATCTTGGAAAAAGAATAGCTTGGAAAAGAGGAGGTATTTCAGATAAAGTCGCAACATTTGTTGGAATTGTATTTTGGACAATATTTACACCATTCTTTATGTTAATTATGATATGGTTATTTGGTGTTGTATTAGGTATTTTCCCATTAAGCGGTTTTATAGAACCATCAAAATGGCTAAATGTTAACTTCTCAACCCAAGATGTATTTATACGATTGTTGCTAAGTGCTTTTGTTTTAGTCGCATTCTGGGTAATTGGTATAATTGTTGCATCTTTCATGAAAACGAAAAAAGCTAAAAATATATCAGTACTTTCGATATCGCTTTCGGGAATTATATTAGTAGTATTATATTGGCTTTTTAATGGATATGGCTATTATGCGCTTGATATTATATACCATGTTGTTCTTCCGGTTATATCTCTTACCATCCTTGGCTTTGCAGGAAGCATGTTAGTCATGAGGGATACAATGCTTGAAATTATAAAGGAAGATTATATTACAACTGCAAAAGCAAAAGGTCTTCCAGACAAAGTTGTAAGAGACAAGCATGCTGCAAGAACTGCACTTTTACCGCTCGTTACAAGTTTTGTATTATCTCTCGCCTCAACAGTAAGTGGCGGTGTTATAACTGAAACTATGTTTTCTTGGAAAGGTATGGGACTTACACTCTTAAATGCTACACTTGTTCAAGATACCCCACTTGCTATGGGGTGCCTTACATTTACAGGTGTATTTATTTTAGTTGCTCATTTGGTAGCCGATATTTTATACGCAATCCTAGATCCTAGAATCAGATATTGA
- a CDS encoding ABC transporter permease, which produces MANESITKIKIKLFLKNFKKNWELFKENKMGVFGLSIIIIFGLFAISYPIAWQFVDHSIYNPVTGTDPRIHDISYISKYMSPQNVIKGIEIPPSIIFTYSFLDQGEEFKKQIEQKIDQAQRKFVNLDYAQAFRHVLDSIVDNYFPMKERIRFQTQVNQLAEHDLITIKPIAQVIEIGDRKKFSLTSFKKLLEKLDIETLASALSPYKGEKEISTISLWIKITAGKDKRELFKKLLYKEYSNEEIKEAQNKIYKAISNLAREKIIEVQVSVSNQSDLESTIEFEKIPIVDLAKSTVFNTLVDILTLSKINNNYDETIKMFKNTKYENLLDFAISKIPDLSVTENKESNKNRITKYFEELSKEFSKLGLEFNLKEPAKLLDNISGINLAIITFDLSPSIKAKLEDNLSDYPQILESFRKKQENLFKIVANSRTYMLSVVSKITNIPLNMINIPKIYLSLDFTKLIPALDDPMINLLALATYNTKHFDLIVENLESAGDANYRRIDIVEKLKNHSPVTNHIKLLTNSEDKIISKTILSQIIKEYTNNLSENSRKYWEEKYSDILTSNNDFKEALNYLNQPLNLSEKEAKELVVSIYNDLALASKLGIQHPLPPNRWHILGTDPGGRDIFMQLWRSTPSEFMLGFLAAIITVTIGTIIGTTAAYYGGFIDTFFMRLADLMLLFPGIAFLIVLSGFFKLNLFWLALILGLLGGFGGITLVIKAQALTIKVKPYIEAAKVAGASNRYIIFNHIIPNVMPLSFLYMMFNVTGAVFSEASLSFFGLLRIRISWGIMINTAWTSGYLSSGNIGSYWWLWVPAGLIITIFCSGFYFLGRGLEEIVNPRLRKR; this is translated from the coding sequence ATGGCAAATGAATCAATCACCAAAATAAAAATAAAGTTATTTTTAAAGAACTTTAAAAAGAATTGGGAACTATTTAAAGAAAATAAGATGGGGGTTTTTGGTTTAAGCATTATTATAATATTTGGTCTTTTTGCAATTTCCTACCCAATTGCATGGCAATTTGTTGACCACAGTATATACAATCCAGTTACTGGGACAGATCCTAGAATCCATGATATATCATACATTTCAAAATACATGTCACCACAAAATGTTATAAAAGGAATAGAAATTCCTCCGTCAATAATATTTACATATTCTTTCTTAGATCAAGGGGAAGAATTTAAAAAGCAGATAGAACAAAAAATAGATCAAGCACAAAGAAAATTCGTAAATTTAGATTATGCACAAGCTTTTAGGCACGTACTTGATTCAATTGTTGATAATTACTTTCCTATGAAAGAAAGAATAAGATTTCAAACTCAAGTAAATCAATTAGCTGAACATGATTTAATAACAATAAAGCCTATTGCACAAGTGATCGAAATAGGTGATAGAAAAAAATTCTCACTAACTTCATTTAAAAAATTGCTTGAAAAATTAGATATAGAAACTCTGGCAAGTGCATTATCTCCATACAAAGGCGAAAAAGAAATTTCAACTATTTCACTATGGATTAAAATTACTGCCGGAAAGGATAAAAGAGAACTCTTTAAAAAATTACTCTACAAAGAATATTCCAATGAAGAGATCAAAGAAGCACAAAATAAAATTTACAAAGCTATTTCTAACCTTGCAAGAGAAAAAATAATAGAAGTTCAAGTATCCGTTTCAAATCAATCTGATCTTGAATCAACAATAGAATTTGAAAAAATACCTATAGTTGATCTTGCTAAGTCAACTGTATTCAATACTTTAGTTGATATTCTTACATTATCAAAAATTAACAATAATTATGATGAAACAATTAAAATGTTTAAAAATACCAAGTATGAAAATCTATTAGATTTTGCAATTTCTAAAATTCCTGACCTCAGCGTTACAGAAAACAAAGAATCAAATAAAAACAGAATAACAAAATATTTCGAAGAACTTTCAAAAGAATTTTCAAAATTAGGATTAGAATTCAATTTAAAAGAACCAGCAAAACTCCTTGACAATATTTCTGGAATAAACCTTGCAATTATAACCTTTGATCTTTCTCCAAGTATTAAAGCAAAATTAGAAGATAATCTCTCTGATTATCCACAAATACTTGAAAGCTTTAGGAAAAAACAAGAAAATCTATTTAAAATTGTTGCAAATTCAAGAACATACATGTTATCAGTTGTAAGTAAAATAACCAATATTCCATTAAACATGATCAATATTCCAAAAATATATTTGTCATTAGACTTTACAAAACTTATTCCTGCATTGGATGATCCAATGATAAACCTTCTAGCACTTGCAACATATAACACAAAACACTTTGATCTTATAGTGGAAAATTTAGAAAGTGCTGGTGATGCTAATTATAGAAGAATAGATATTGTTGAAAAATTAAAGAATCATTCACCTGTAACAAACCATATAAAGTTATTAACAAATAGTGAAGATAAGATAATATCAAAAACCATCCTCTCACAAATAATAAAAGAATATACAAATAATCTATCTGAAAACAGTAGAAAATACTGGGAAGAAAAATATTCAGATATTTTGACTTCAAACAATGACTTTAAAGAAGCATTAAATTACCTAAATCAACCGCTTAATTTATCCGAAAAAGAAGCAAAAGAACTAGTTGTAAGCATTTATAACGATCTTGCTCTTGCATCCAAATTAGGCATACAACATCCTTTACCACCAAACAGATGGCACATACTTGGTACAGATCCAGGTGGTAGAGATATATTCATGCAACTTTGGAGAAGTACCCCAAGTGAATTTATGCTCGGCTTCTTGGCAGCAATCATTACCGTAACTATAGGTACCATTATTGGAACAACTGCTGCTTATTATGGTGGTTTTATTGATACTTTTTTCATGAGACTTGCAGATTTAATGTTGTTATTCCCTGGTATTGCATTCTTAATAGTACTTTCTGGATTTTTCAAACTCAATCTTTTCTGGCTAGCTCTAATTCTTGGACTTTTAGGTGGTTTTGGAGGAATTACATTGGTTATAAAAGCTCAGGCACTTACAATTAAAGTAAAACCTTACATAGAAGCTGCAAAAGTTGCCGGAGCTTCAAACAGATATATTATCTTTAACCATATAATTCCTAATGTTATGCCACTTTCTTTCCTTTACATGATGTTTAATGTCACAGGAGCAGTTTTTTCAGAAGCTTCTTTGAGTTTCTTTGGCCTTCTAAGAATAAGAATTAGTTGGGGTATCATGATAAATACTGCTTGGACTTCTGGTTATCTATCATCAGGCAATATAGGTTCATATTGGTGGCTATGGGTCCCAGCCGGTTTAATAATTACAATATTCTGCTCAGGGTTTTATTTCTTGGGTAGAGGTCTGGAAGAAATTGTAAATCCAAGACTTAGAAAGAGGTGA